The proteins below come from a single Mya arenaria isolate MELC-2E11 chromosome 6, ASM2691426v1 genomic window:
- the LOC128238769 gene encoding baculoviral IAP repeat-containing protein 7-A-like produces the protein MATPSKQKHDTAKPTPASLGISTMKPKFQQYALPSKRHESFTEASVPWPKTSPVKVEDLVAAGLVYTGVGDSVRCYHCGGGLRNWETGDDPMEQHAKWYPTCQHVLITKGKTYIHCVEAGENPEHLSEQRPKVKQSSPDDLAFQQQQEAMQAAAEFGYSDESIRIAAGLFRERKGASSKFKGSDLVSILMEMEDDPDLALNADVLDSRSPATPLDQTESADDDLQSLVFENERLKASFNCKICLDNRADVIFLPCGHIVSCPQCAPALDLCPVCRKSIMGLVKAQFANTRIDVENDYGECDA, from the exons ATGGCCACTCCAAGCAAACAGAAGCACGACACTGCCAAACCGACACCTGCTTCACTTGGAATCAGCACCATGAAACCAAAGTTTCAGCAATATGCACTTCCTTCTAAAAGACACGAGTCATTTACAGAGGCCTCGGTGCCGTGGCCTAAAACTTCACCCGTCAAAGTTGAGGACTTGGTGGCCGCCGGACTTGTATATACAG GTGTAGGAGACAGTGTACGCTGCTACCACTGCGGCGGTGGTCTCCGGAACTGGGAGACAGGAGACGACCCGATGGAGCAGCATGCAAAATGGTACCCGACCTGCCAACATGTCCTCATAACCAAGGGGAAAACCTACATACATTGTGTTGAGGCTGGCGAAAACCCCGAACACTTGTCAGAACAAAGACCTAAG GTGAAACAATCATCGCCGGACGACTTGGCatttcaacaacaacaagaagCGATGCAAGCCGCTGCTGAGTTTGGATATTCCGATGAGAGCATTAGAATTGCAGCGGGTTTATTTCGGGAACGAAAAG GAGCCTCCTCCAAGTTTAAAGGCTCTGATTTGGTTTCAATTTTGATGGAGATGGAAGACGACCCTGACCTTGCTTTGAATGCCGATGTTCTTGATTCACGTTCACCAGCTACGCCTTTAGACCAAACAGAAAGCGCAG ATGACGATCTTCAAAGTCTCGTTTTTGAGAACGAAAGACTTAAAGCATCATTCAACTGTAAAATATGCCTGGACAATCGCGCGGACGTTATCTTTCTCCCATGTGGACACATTGTGAGCTGCCCCCAGTGTGCCCCCGCCCTAGATCTGTGTCCAGTCTGCCGCAAGTCCATTATGGGCCTCGTCAAGGCACAATTTGCAAACACAAGaattgatgttgaaaatgacTATGGTGAATGTGATGCATAA